GGCGCGGCTCCCCGGAAGGGGGGCCGCGCCGCTTCGCTTGCGTTGCGCGCCAGACGGTGAACCCGAAACCCTGTCTCCATGTCGAACCCGTATCGTTTCCTCGCGCTCGGCCTCTTCGCCGCGGTCGGCGTCGCGACTGCCGGGAGCCTGGTCCATGCTCCCGCGGAAGAAACGCCACCCCCTCCTCCGCCACTGCTCCTCCCCGTCGCGTACGCGAACCCGGCGGAGGTCGCCTTCCAGGACACGCTCCAGCGGGGCGAGACGCTGTCGGAGCTGCTGCAGCGCTCCCGGCTGGCCGCTGAAGAGGCCGCGGCGCTCCTGGCGGAGCTGCAGGGGGTGCAGGACCCGCGGGCGCTCCGGGCGGGAGCGGTCATCTCGTACCGGAAGTCCTTCACGCGGGGCGAGGTGCGTGGGATGGAGTTCAACCTGGACGCGGACCGGACGCTCACCGTCCGGCGCAGCGGCGACGCCTGGGACGCGGCGGTGGAGGAGGTCCCGGTGCGCACGGACACGGCGGCGCTCGCGGGGGAGGTGCGCTCGTCGCTGTACCAGGCGCTCATGGACGCGGAGGGCGCCGACGTGCCGCGCGAGGAGCGCGAGCGGATCGTCGACGTGGTGGCGGACAAGATCTTCGCCTGGCAGATCGACTTTTCGCGGGACCTCCGCCCGGGGGACAGCTACCGCATCCTGTACGAGCGCCAGGTCCGTCCCGACGGGACCGCGCGCTCCTGGCGGGTCATCGGCGCCCTCTTCGACCTGAGCGGCCGGGAGCACTCGGCGTTCTGGTACCGGCTCCCCGACGGCACGGAGGACTACTACGCCCGCGACGGGGGGTCGCTCCGGCGCGCCTTCCTCCGCGCTCCGCTGGAGTTCCGCCGCATCTCCTCGGCCTTCTCCACGGCCCGCTTCCACCCCATCCTGAAGAAGGCGCGCCCCCACAACGGGATCGACTACGCGGCCGCGGCCGGGACCCCCATCCGCGCGGTCGGCGACGGCGTGGTCGCGAAGGCGGGGTGGGGCGGCGGCTACGGCAACGTGGTGGAGATCCGCCACAGCCGCGGGTACACCAGCCGCTACGCGCACATGCGCGGCTTCGCGAGCGGCATCCGCCCCGGCGTCCGCGTCCGCCAGGGGGACCTGATCGGCTACGTGGGCTCCACGGGCCTCTCCACCGGGCCGCACCTGCACTACGAGTTCCACGAGAACGGGCGCCCCATCAACCCCTCGTCCATCAAGTACCTCACCGGCGACCCCGTGCCGGCGGGCGCGCGCGCCCGCTACCGCACCGCGGTGAGCGCGCAGCTCGCGAAGATGGAGCAGGCCGCGTCTCCCGTCCGCTACGCGGAGGGGGACCGCTCCGCGTCCGCGGCGAAGACAGGTGACTGATCCGCGGCCCCGGCGGGTGGACCTCTTCCCGGCCATCGACCTGCGGCGCGGGCGGTGCGTCCGGCTCGAGAAGGGCGACGCGCAGCGGGAGACGGCCTACGGCGACGACCCCCGGGCGGTCGCGGAGGGGTTCGCGGGGGCGGGGGCGCGCTGGGTGCACGTGGTGGACCTGGACGCGGCCTTCGGCGACGGCTCCAACCGCACACTGATCCGGGACCTGGCCGCGTCCTCCGGGCTCCGCGTGCAGACGGGGGGTGGCCTGCGCTCCGAGGCGGACCTGGAGGAGGTGTTCGCGGCCGGCGTGGCGCGGGCGGTGATCGGCACCGCGGCGGTGGAGAACCCGGAGCTGGTGCGCCGCGCCGTGGATCGCTTCGGCGCGGAGCGGATCGCGGTGGGGCTGGACGCCCGCGGCCGCCGTCCGGCCACCCGCGGATGGACCGAGGAGAGCGGGGCCGACCTCTTCGACCTGGGCCGGTCGCTGGCGGACCTCGGCGCCCGGACCATCATCTACACCGACATCGAGCGGGACGGGATGATGCTGGGGCCCAACCTGCGGACCTCCTCCGAGCTGGCGGCGCACAGCGGGGCGGAGGTGATCGTCTCCGGCGGGATCCGCGGGGTGGACGACGTGGCGGCGGTGGCCCAGGAGGCGCGCGGCGGCGCGGGACTGGCGGGGGTGATCGTCGGGAAGGCGATCTACGAGGGACGGCTGGACGTGGCGGAGGCGCTGCGGAGGATCGTGGCGGATTGACGTTCGCGGGGCGGGTTGCCCCGGAGGTGGCTTTGGCTTCTTTTACCGCACCGGGACGCTTCCGTCCGGTGCGGTTTTTTCGTCCGGGGCTCCGGTGCGTGGCGGTCGGGGGAGGGGGTAGTCTCCGGAAGAAGTGAACTCGCTTCGCTCAAACATCCACTTCTTCCTCCGACCACCCCCACCCCCTCCCTGCGGCCCTCTCCGCGAGGGTGCCGAACTGCAGCTGCCGTGCTCCCCTCTCCCGCTTGCGGGGGAGGGGCCGGGGGAGGGGGCCTGCCGCCGACTCGCTCCGATGCCGCGGCTGACAGGAAGCCCTCCCCCAGAATTGGGGGAGGGTGGCGAGCCTAAAGCGAGCCGGGTGGGGGCCGGGAAGGGGCCCGCACACCCCCGGCCGTTCGGGGTACAGGAGCCGGCGCAGACCACGACTTCATACAGCAACGAGACCATGGCTCGTCTTTTCAGAAAACAGGAGGAGGGGCGGAAATCCCTCTGGGACAAGATCGTAGACTTCGCCCTCACGGACGTCTCCGTGCTGGTGCAGGGGATGGACGAGGGGTCGCTGGAGCGGCTCGAGGAAGTGCTCATCGGCGCGGACTTCGGCGTCCCCGCTACGCTCAGGATGGTCGGCGCGGTGGAGACGCTCGCTGAGCGCGGCATGGTGCGGACGCAGCGTGACTTCCGGCGGGCGGTCCAGGAGGAGATCGTCGACATCCTCTCGAAGGGGAGGTCGGACACGGCGCTCCGCTTCAACTTCGAGGGCGGACCCACGGTCTTCCTGGTCGTCGGGGTGAACGGGGTGGGGAAGACCACCAGCATCGGCAAGCTGGCGCACCGGCTCACCCGGTCCGGCCGGAAGGTCCTGATCGCCGCGGGCGACACCTTCCGGGCGGGCGCCATCGAGCAGCTCCGCCGCTGGTCGGAGCGCGTGGGGTGCGACTTCGTCGGGAGCGAGCCCGGGCGCGACCCGGCCGCCGTGGCCTTCGACGCGCTGGAGGCCGCGGAGCAGCGCGGGGCCGACGTGGTCATCATCGACACCGCGGGGCGGCTGCATACGCAGTACGGGCTTATGAAGGAGCTGGAGAAGGTGCACCGCGTGGTCGCGAAGAAGCTCCCCGGCGCGCCGCAGGAGACGCTGATCGTCCTCGACTCCACGGTGGGGCAGAACGCCATGGCCCAGGTGCGCGCCTTCCAGGAGGAGGTTCCGCTCACCGGGATCGTCCTCACCAAGATGGACAGCACGGCCAAGGGAGGGATCGTCGTCGCCCTCAAGGAGGAGTTCGACCTCCCGGTGAAGTTCATCGGCGTCGGCGAGGGGATCGACGACCTGGAGCCCTTCGAGGCCGGCGTGTTCGCGGAGGAAGTGCTGACCGCGTAGGAGGCCGTGTAGATTCCAGGGACAGCCTGCAGGGCTACGTCGAACGGTCAGGTGGCCATGAGCATCGAGCAGCTCGTTCTGGAGAAGCGGGAGGAGATCCGCCGCATCGCCGAGCGGCACGGCGCGTACAACGTGCGCGTGTTCGGCTCCGTCGCGCGCGGGGAGGCCGGCCCGGAGAGCGATGTGGACCTTCTCATCAGCGTGGGTGAGAAGGTCAGCTCCTGGTTCCCTGGAGGCCTGATCCTCGACCTGGAGTACCTGCTCGGGCGCCGTGTGGACGTCGTTACGGAGTCGGCGCTCCGGCCGGAGCTTCGGCCGTACGTGCTGCGGGACGCGAGGCCGCTTTGAAGGAGGAGTCTCCGGTTTTCGGAACATGCTGGTACACGATTATCTCGGGATCGATCTGGACCGCGTCTGGGCGATCATCGAGCAGGATATGCCCGCGTTGAAGCACGCTGCCGAATCACTCGCCTCAGAGCTGCCGTAGAGGCCGCAGGGAAGAGGGACGAGCCGCCGTATGCTCCGCGCTAGCCGGCTGCTGAGCTGCGGGCCCTCGCTCGCTTCGCTCCCTGTTCCCTATTCCCCGTTCCCCCGATGTCCGCGTACTCCGACCTAGACCGTCCCGTCCAGTTCCTCAAGGGCGTCGGCCCGCGGCGCGCGGGGCTCCTGCAGAAGATGGGGCTCCTCACCGCGCGGGACGTGCTCTACCACGTCCCGCGCCGCTACGAGGACGCGTCCACCATCCAGCGGATCGGCGCGCTGGAGGCGGGGATGGAGGCCAACGTGATCGGGCGGGTGGTCTCGAAGGGGGTGATCCCTACGCGGAAGGGGCTGCGGATCTTCCAGGCGGTGGTGCGCGACGGGTCCGGGCTGATCGAGTGCTCCTGGCCGGGGCAGCCGTACCTGGACCGCGTCATCCAGAAGGGGGACCTCCTCCTCCTTTCCGGCACCGTCCGCTTCTTCCACGGGCGGCAGCTCCAGCCGAAGGAGTTCACGCAGCTCGCCCGCGAGGGCGAGGAGGCGGCGGAGGAGTCCGGGGCCATCTTCCCCATCTACCCCACCACCGAAGGGCTCTCCCACCGGCAGATCCGCGCGCTCGTCGCCGACAACCTGGACGGGCTGCTCCGCTCCGCCGAGGAGGAGGAGATGCTGGACGCGGAGATGCTGCAGCGGCACGACCTCCCCCCGCTCCCGCGCGCGCTGGAGCTGCTGCACCGCCCCGGCTCGCTGGCGGAGGCGGAGCACGGGCGGCGGCGGCTCGCCTTCGAGGAGCTCCTCTTCCTGCAGATCCTGCACGCGCAGGCGCGCCACCGCGCGACGGTCGAGCGGCCGGGGATCGTCTTCGAACGGAGGGACACGCTGGTCCGCCCGTTCTACCAGCGGCTCCCCTTCGCGCTGACCGGGGCGCAGAAGCGCGTCCTCAAGGAGATCGGCGACGACATGAGCTCGCCGCGCCGGATGAACCGGCTGCTGCAGGGCGACGTGGGGTCGGGGAAGACGGTGGTCGCGCTCTTCGCCATGCTGCGCGCGGTGGAGAACGGCTACCAGGCCGCGCTCATGGCGCCCACCGAGATCCTGGCGGAGCAGCACGCCCGCACGCTGGCGAAGCTCCTGGGCGACCTCCCCGTGGGGGT
The Longimicrobiaceae bacterium DNA segment above includes these coding regions:
- the hisA gene encoding 1-(5-phosphoribosyl)-5-[(5-phosphoribosylamino)methylideneamino]imidazole-4-carboxamide isomerase codes for the protein MTDPRPRRVDLFPAIDLRRGRCVRLEKGDAQRETAYGDDPRAVAEGFAGAGARWVHVVDLDAAFGDGSNRTLIRDLAASSGLRVQTGGGLRSEADLEEVFAAGVARAVIGTAAVENPELVRRAVDRFGAERIAVGLDARGRRPATRGWTEESGADLFDLGRSLADLGARTIIYTDIERDGMMLGPNLRTSSELAAHSGAEVIVSGGIRGVDDVAAVAQEARGGAGLAGVIVGKAIYEGRLDVAEALRRIVAD
- a CDS encoding peptidoglycan DD-metalloendopeptidase family protein, with the translated sequence MSNPYRFLALGLFAAVGVATAGSLVHAPAEETPPPPPPLLLPVAYANPAEVAFQDTLQRGETLSELLQRSRLAAEEAAALLAELQGVQDPRALRAGAVISYRKSFTRGEVRGMEFNLDADRTLTVRRSGDAWDAAVEEVPVRTDTAALAGEVRSSLYQALMDAEGADVPREERERIVDVVADKIFAWQIDFSRDLRPGDSYRILYERQVRPDGTARSWRVIGALFDLSGREHSAFWYRLPDGTEDYYARDGGSLRRAFLRAPLEFRRISSAFSTARFHPILKKARPHNGIDYAAAAGTPIRAVGDGVVAKAGWGGGYGNVVEIRHSRGYTSRYAHMRGFASGIRPGVRVRQGDLIGYVGSTGLSTGPHLHYEFHENGRPINPSSIKYLTGDPVPAGARARYRTAVSAQLAKMEQAASPVRYAEGDRSASAAKTGD
- a CDS encoding HepT-like ribonuclease domain-containing protein, yielding MWTSLRSRRSGRSFGRTCCGTRGRFEGGVSGFRNMLVHDYLGIDLDRVWAIIEQDMPALKHAAESLASELP
- the ftsY gene encoding signal recognition particle-docking protein FtsY; amino-acid sequence: MARLFRKQEEGRKSLWDKIVDFALTDVSVLVQGMDEGSLERLEEVLIGADFGVPATLRMVGAVETLAERGMVRTQRDFRRAVQEEIVDILSKGRSDTALRFNFEGGPTVFLVVGVNGVGKTTSIGKLAHRLTRSGRKVLIAAGDTFRAGAIEQLRRWSERVGCDFVGSEPGRDPAAVAFDALEAAEQRGADVVIIDTAGRLHTQYGLMKELEKVHRVVAKKLPGAPQETLIVLDSTVGQNAMAQVRAFQEEVPLTGIVLTKMDSTAKGGIVVALKEEFDLPVKFIGVGEGIDDLEPFEAGVFAEEVLTA
- a CDS encoding nucleotidyltransferase family protein; translation: MSIEQLVLEKREEIRRIAERHGAYNVRVFGSVARGEAGPESDVDLLISVGEKVSSWFPGGLILDLEYLLGRRVDVVTESALRPELRPYVLRDARPL